In a single window of the Desulfovibrio mangrovi genome:
- a CDS encoding DUF1499 domain-containing protein, translated as MRMTITILLLLLVAGLVSCHTAVGAPDAVQSGNGAGNSSAEAVAGVRTLPPLPTTPNAVSSLTDVPSRLVDPLPMAGDVPQTMALILRSLEAMGGNSIAEQDDRYVHSVFVSSLFRFKDDVELLIDEGAGLVHYRSASRVGYWDFGVNRRRYEAFRKLYMGLKEKGGQ; from the coding sequence ATGCGTATGACAATAACCATTCTTTTGCTTCTGCTCGTTGCAGGGCTTGTATCATGCCACACTGCTGTGGGAGCGCCTGACGCTGTCCAGTCCGGAAACGGGGCGGGAAATTCGTCCGCAGAAGCCGTAGCAGGCGTGCGCACCTTGCCTCCGCTTCCCACCACGCCCAATGCGGTTTCAAGCCTGACGGACGTCCCGTCACGGCTGGTGGATCCTTTGCCTATGGCGGGAGACGTGCCACAAACCATGGCGCTTATTCTTCGTTCGCTTGAAGCCATGGGAGGGAATTCGATTGCAGAGCAGGATGACCGGTATGTGCACAGCGTGTTCGTGTCTTCGTTATTCCGCTTCAAGGACGACGTGGAACTGTTGATAGATGAAGGGGCAGGTCTGGTGCATTATCGCTCCGCCTCCCGTGTCGGGTATTGGGATTTCGGGGTCAACCGCAGGCGTTATGAAGCCTTCAGGAAGCTGTACATGGGGCTGAAAGAGAAGGGCGGACAATAG
- the folP gene encoding dihydropteroate synthase, whose product MLSPVEWKIKGGRSLGPAPFLVFGIVNVTPDSFHDGGQFLQRDAALAHAREQAEAGAHVLDIGGESSRPYADPVPLEAELARVLPVVEGLQGMRCENGLPWAISVDTYKAGTAAAVLDAGVEIINDISAFTFDPGLLDVLGQYKPGYVLMHSLGRPKDMQRAPEYADVVEEILDFFEKKLKELITAGVPESRIMLDPGVGFGKTLEHNIALLRGMDRFASLGLPLMAGISNKSMFGALCDAPAGQRQNATQAATAILASRGVFAHRVHDVALTVQTLKVAEALAL is encoded by the coding sequence ATGCTCTCCCCGGTAGAATGGAAAATCAAAGGGGGCAGGTCGTTAGGCCCTGCCCCTTTTCTCGTATTTGGCATCGTGAATGTTACGCCGGATTCCTTTCATGACGGAGGGCAATTCCTGCAACGTGATGCGGCCCTTGCTCATGCCCGTGAGCAGGCCGAGGCTGGTGCGCATGTGCTGGACATTGGCGGCGAATCTTCGCGACCCTATGCCGATCCGGTTCCACTTGAAGCGGAACTGGCGCGTGTGCTCCCTGTCGTTGAAGGACTCCAGGGCATGCGGTGTGAGAACGGTTTGCCGTGGGCTATTTCGGTGGATACGTACAAGGCGGGCACTGCTGCTGCGGTACTTGATGCCGGAGTGGAGATCATCAACGATATTTCGGCGTTTACCTTTGATCCCGGATTGCTCGATGTTTTGGGGCAGTACAAGCCGGGCTATGTGCTGATGCACAGCCTTGGCAGACCCAAGGACATGCAACGGGCTCCTGAATATGCAGATGTGGTTGAGGAAATTCTGGACTTTTTCGAGAAAAAACTGAAAGAATTAATCACGGCAGGCGTACCGGAGTCCCGAATCATGCTCGACCCCGGCGTGGGGTTTGGTAAGACGCTGGAGCACAATATCGCGCTCCTGAGGGGGATGGACCGCTTTGCCTCGCTGGGACTGCCACTCATGGCAGGTATTTCCAATAAATCCATGTTTGGAGCGCTGTGCGATGCGCCTGCCGGTCAGCGGCAGAATGCCACGCAGGCTGCCACGGCAATTCTGGCCTCACGCGGCGTATTTGCCCACAGGGTGCACGATGTGGCTCTCACTGTGCAGACGCTGAAAGTGGCCGAGGCTCTGGCTTTGTAA
- a CDS encoding DUF2784 domain-containing protein — protein MDGRLFAVLADAMLVLHFGIAAYNVLGLPVIWIGRVFRRSFVHNPWFRYSHLACMGAVLLLVLFETICPFTDWEYQLRLLAARYGRPEITLIQESLGGILYSDADWTTFGVMYGLWFLAILVTLWLVPVRPFLGERRRGLSGEE, from the coding sequence ATGGATGGCCGACTGTTTGCGGTGCTCGCGGATGCGATGCTGGTGTTGCACTTTGGCATTGCGGCCTACAACGTCCTCGGTCTGCCGGTCATATGGATAGGCAGGGTGTTCAGGCGGAGTTTTGTGCACAACCCGTGGTTTCGCTACAGCCACCTTGCCTGTATGGGCGCGGTGCTGCTTCTTGTATTGTTTGAAACCATCTGTCCGTTCACGGATTGGGAGTACCAACTGCGGCTGCTCGCTGCTCGCTACGGTCGACCGGAAATTACCCTCATACAGGAATCGTTGGGCGGCATTCTGTATAGCGATGCCGACTGGACGACCTTTGGCGTTATGTATGGCCTTTGGTTTCTGGCTATCCTTGTCACGTTGTGGCTGGTGCCGGTTCGTCCGTTTTTAGGCGAAAGGAGGCGGGGGCTGAGCGGTGAAGAGTGA
- the ftsH gene encoding ATP-dependent zinc metalloprotease FtsH, with translation MNQFSRNLLLWAVISVLMVVLFNLFSQPQTQQGKVSYTEFLQMVDGGQLTEVDIQGQKLSARQQDGSTIITFAPEDPQLVQRLLSHGVRVNAQPQEDAPWYMTLLVSWFPMLLLIGVWVFFMRQMQGGGGKAMSFGRSRARLVSQEQTRVTFDDVAGVDEAKEELTEVVDFLSNPKKFTRLGGRIPKGVLLVGPPGTGKTLLARAVAGEAGVPFFSISGSDFVEMFVGVGASRVRDLFVQGKKNAPCLIFIDEIDAVGRQRGAGLGGGHDEREQTLNQLLVEMDGFESNEGVILIAATNRPDVLDPALLRPGRFDRQVVVPTPDLKGRKHILEVHAKRTPLAKDVNMEVLAKGTPGFSGADLENLVNEAALQAAKNNKDQVNMYDFEMAKDKILMGKERRSLVMSDHEKRVTAYHEGGHALTAILLPETDPVHKVSIIPRGRALGVTMQLPEGDRHGYSRTYLENSLVVFLGGRVAEELIFNEITTGAGNDIERATKMVRKMVCEWGMSDAIGPMNIGEQGEEVFIGREWAHSRNYSEETARLVDAEVKRIMEEARQRARQLLEENLDALHKIADALLERETISGADIDLLLAGKDLPPAEVVATPVEPERDSFAKAAAAYRDQQSSGSRPVAAPAAERDNASRGGDFTLEEETPQDKNSEDGEKR, from the coding sequence TTGAACCAGTTTTCACGGAATTTGCTACTGTGGGCCGTCATTTCCGTTCTTATGGTGGTCCTGTTCAATCTGTTCAGCCAGCCGCAGACCCAGCAGGGTAAGGTTAGTTATACCGAATTCCTGCAGATGGTGGACGGCGGCCAGCTGACCGAAGTGGACATTCAGGGGCAGAAGCTTTCTGCCAGACAACAGGATGGTTCCACCATAATAACCTTTGCACCGGAAGATCCGCAGCTGGTGCAGCGCCTTCTTTCTCACGGCGTTCGCGTTAACGCGCAGCCGCAGGAAGATGCTCCCTGGTACATGACACTGCTCGTATCATGGTTCCCCATGCTGCTGCTTATCGGCGTGTGGGTGTTCTTCATGCGTCAGATGCAGGGCGGCGGCGGCAAGGCCATGTCGTTCGGGCGTTCCCGGGCACGGCTTGTGTCACAGGAGCAGACCCGCGTCACGTTTGACGATGTGGCGGGCGTGGACGAAGCCAAGGAAGAACTTACCGAAGTGGTGGACTTCCTTTCCAACCCCAAGAAATTCACCCGCCTTGGCGGTCGCATCCCCAAGGGTGTGCTGCTGGTGGGCCCTCCCGGTACCGGTAAGACTCTGCTGGCCCGCGCCGTAGCAGGTGAAGCCGGCGTGCCGTTCTTCTCCATTTCCGGTTCCGACTTTGTGGAAATGTTTGTAGGCGTGGGCGCTTCCCGCGTGCGCGACCTGTTTGTGCAGGGCAAGAAGAATGCTCCCTGTCTGATCTTCATTGATGAAATCGATGCCGTGGGCCGTCAGCGCGGTGCCGGTCTCGGTGGTGGTCACGATGAACGTGAGCAGACCCTGAACCAGTTGCTGGTGGAAATGGACGGCTTTGAATCCAACGAAGGCGTTATCCTTATCGCCGCGACCAACCGTCCGGATGTTTTGGACCCCGCACTGCTGCGTCCCGGCCGTTTCGACCGTCAGGTTGTGGTTCCCACGCCTGATCTGAAGGGCCGCAAGCATATTCTGGAAGTGCATGCCAAGCGTACGCCGCTGGCAAAGGATGTGAATATGGAGGTGCTGGCAAAGGGCACCCCCGGTTTCTCCGGCGCCGACCTTGAAAACCTTGTGAACGAAGCAGCCCTGCAGGCTGCCAAGAACAACAAGGACCAGGTCAACATGTACGACTTTGAAATGGCCAAGGACAAGATCCTCATGGGTAAGGAACGCCGCAGCCTCGTGATGAGCGATCATGAGAAGCGAGTTACCGCATACCATGAAGGCGGTCATGCCCTTACCGCCATTCTGCTGCCGGAAACCGATCCTGTTCACAAGGTGTCCATCATTCCCAGAGGCCGTGCTCTGGGTGTGACCATGCAGTTGCCGGAAGGTGACCGCCATGGTTACTCCCGCACCTATCTGGAAAACAGTCTTGTGGTGTTCCTCGGCGGTCGTGTGGCTGAAGAGTTGATCTTCAACGAAATTACCACCGGCGCAGGCAACGACATCGAACGTGCCACCAAGATGGTGCGCAAGATGGTCTGCGAATGGGGTATGTCCGACGCCATCGGTCCCATGAACATCGGCGAACAAGGCGAAGAAGTATTCATCGGCCGTGAATGGGCGCATTCCCGCAACTACAGCGAGGAAACCGCGCGTCTCGTTGATGCCGAAGTGAAGCGCATCATGGAAGAGGCTCGTCAGCGTGCCCGTCAGCTGCTTGAAGAGAATCTGGACGCGTTGCACAAGATCGCCGACGCCCTGCTGGAACGTGAAACCATCAGCGGTGCAGATATCGACCTGCTTCTCGCGGGTAAGGACCTGCCTCCTGCGGAGGTTGTGGCCACTCCCGTTGAGCCCGAGCGCGACTCCTTTGCCAAGGCTGCCGCTGCCTACCGCGACCAGCAGTCTTCCGGTTCGCGCCCTGTGGCTGCACCTGCAGCAGAGCGGGACAACGCTTCCCGTGGTGGTGACTTCACCCTTGAGGAAGAGACGCCGCAGGACAAGAACAGCGAGGATGGAGAAAAGCGTTGA
- a CDS encoding branched-chain amino acid aminotransferase, whose translation MEISLNLLPESERRHSVLKGMDSLPFGKLRCDHMFVMDYADKEWSNPRIVPYANFSIPPGAIALHYGQAIFEGAKAFRHEDGEIYTFRFEKNAERLNKSADIMCMPHVPVDMQVQGLMRLLDIEREWCPTIPESSLYIRPFLFATEDALGVKPSDKFTYCIMLSPSGPYYAGGFNKTVTLLITEQFHRATPGGTGAAKAAGNYAASLRAQLFAQSKGAAQVLYLDATNTYLEEVGAMNHFHVMRDGSVVIPEFTDTILQSITSESVLELLPNARQERVKLSDFTAMVKSGEITEAGGFGTAAVITPVGKYITDAGDSFTVGDGSIGPVTRKLYETYTGIQKGVLPDTKGWLKKVPHF comes from the coding sequence ATGGAAATTTCTCTCAATCTGTTGCCGGAATCCGAACGTCGGCATTCCGTTCTCAAGGGTATGGACAGCCTGCCCTTTGGCAAACTCCGCTGCGATCACATGTTCGTCATGGACTACGCTGACAAGGAATGGTCCAACCCGCGCATTGTTCCCTACGCCAATTTCAGCATTCCCCCCGGTGCGATTGCACTGCATTACGGTCAGGCCATTTTCGAAGGTGCCAAGGCATTCCGCCATGAAGACGGCGAAATCTACACCTTCCGTTTCGAAAAGAACGCCGAACGTCTGAACAAGTCCGCAGACATCATGTGCATGCCCCACGTTCCCGTGGACATGCAGGTTCAGGGGCTCATGCGCCTGCTGGACATTGAACGCGAATGGTGCCCGACCATTCCCGAATCTTCGCTCTACATCCGCCCCTTCCTCTTCGCTACCGAAGACGCTCTGGGCGTGAAGCCCAGCGACAAGTTCACCTACTGCATCATGCTGTCTCCCAGCGGCCCCTACTATGCCGGCGGCTTCAACAAGACGGTTACGCTGCTCATCACCGAACAGTTCCACCGCGCCACCCCCGGTGGCACCGGCGCAGCAAAGGCCGCAGGCAACTATGCAGCCTCCCTGCGCGCTCAGCTTTTTGCCCAGTCCAAGGGCGCAGCGCAGGTACTGTACCTGGATGCAACCAACACCTATCTGGAAGAAGTGGGCGCCATGAACCACTTCCACGTCATGCGTGACGGTTCCGTCGTCATTCCCGAATTCACGGACACCATCCTGCAGTCCATCACCTCGGAATCCGTTCTGGAACTGCTGCCCAACGCCCGTCAAGAACGCGTGAAGCTCAGCGACTTCACCGCAATGGTGAAGTCCGGAGAAATCACTGAAGCCGGCGGCTTCGGCACCGCAGCCGTTATCACCCCCGTGGGCAAGTACATTACCGACGCCGGAGACTCCTTCACGGTGGGCGACGGCTCCATCGGCCCCGTTACCCGCAAGCTGTACGAAACCTACACCGGCATCCAGAAGGGTGTTCTTCCGGACACCAAGGGCTGGCTCAAGAAGGTTCCGCACTTCTAA
- the glmM gene encoding phosphoglucosamine mutase, with protein MGKRLFGTDGLRGQVNVYPMVPDIALRLGLAAGTFFRNGKKRHRVVIGKDTRLSGYIFETALTSGLCASGMDVFLVGPLPTPAIAFLTRNMRADLGVVISASHNPFVDNGIKFFDRQGFKLPDESEDAITDMVLNMDHKWDYPAPERVGRAYRIDDAPGRYIVYLKNSFPSHLTLDGMRIVLDCAHGANYRVAPLALEELGADVIKIGVSPDGVNINQQCGSLYPGVAAEKVVETRADIGLALDGDADRLIVVDEKGQVLDGDQIMAICALDMMERGELTNNTLVSTVMSNMALEVFMKERGGRLLRTAVGDRHVVEAMRREGAAMGGEQSGHLIFMNYGTTGDGLLAALQLLRIMKERDKPLSELAGLLQLFPQELINVHVRRKIPFEQSLEVMAAKEKVEKELGDRGRVLLRYSGTEAVCRVMVEGEHSDQVSRLASYLAEAVQAHLK; from the coding sequence ATGGGAAAAAGGCTGTTTGGTACTGACGGACTGCGCGGTCAGGTGAATGTGTATCCCATGGTGCCCGATATTGCCCTGCGTCTGGGGCTTGCTGCGGGTACTTTTTTCCGGAACGGGAAGAAACGCCACCGGGTGGTGATCGGTAAGGATACCCGTCTTTCCGGCTATATTTTTGAAACCGCGCTGACTTCGGGCCTTTGCGCTTCCGGCATGGACGTTTTTCTCGTTGGGCCGCTTCCCACTCCGGCCATCGCTTTCCTTACCCGCAATATGCGGGCCGACCTTGGCGTTGTCATTTCCGCCTCACACAATCCTTTTGTGGATAACGGCATTAAATTTTTTGACCGTCAGGGATTCAAGCTGCCTGATGAGTCCGAGGACGCCATCACCGATATGGTCCTGAACATGGACCATAAGTGGGATTATCCGGCTCCTGAACGGGTTGGTCGTGCATACCGCATTGACGACGCCCCGGGACGCTACATCGTATACCTGAAGAACAGCTTCCCCAGCCATCTTACGCTGGACGGGATGCGCATTGTGCTTGACTGCGCCCATGGCGCCAACTACCGCGTTGCCCCCCTTGCCCTTGAAGAGCTGGGCGCGGACGTGATCAAGATCGGTGTTTCTCCTGATGGCGTGAATATCAACCAGCAGTGCGGTTCGCTGTACCCTGGCGTGGCCGCCGAGAAGGTTGTTGAGACCCGTGCGGATATCGGCCTTGCCCTTGACGGTGACGCCGACCGCCTCATCGTGGTGGATGAGAAGGGTCAGGTGCTGGATGGCGACCAGATTATGGCCATCTGCGCTCTGGATATGATGGAACGCGGAGAGCTGACCAACAATACCCTGGTTTCCACCGTCATGAGCAACATGGCTCTGGAAGTGTTCATGAAGGAGCGCGGCGGACGCCTGCTTCGCACTGCCGTTGGCGACCGTCATGTTGTTGAGGCCATGCGTCGTGAAGGTGCCGCCATGGGCGGTGAACAATCCGGCCACCTTATCTTCATGAATTACGGTACTACCGGTGACGGTTTGCTTGCAGCTCTTCAGCTTTTGCGTATCATGAAAGAAAGGGACAAGCCTCTTTCAGAGCTTGCCGGTCTGCTGCAGCTGTTCCCGCAGGAACTGATCAACGTGCATGTGCGCAGGAAAATCCCCTTTGAGCAGAGCCTGGAAGTCATGGCGGCCAAGGAAAAGGTGGAGAAAGAACTGGGTGACAGGGGGCGCGTGCTGCTCAGATACTCCGGTACTGAAGCTGTGTGCCGTGTCATGGTTGAAGGGGAGCATTCCGATCAGGTCAGCCGTCTCGCCTCGTATCTGGCTGAGGCCGTGCAGGCGCACTTGAAGTAG
- a CDS encoding YbbR-like domain-containing protein, whose translation MRGNWQYFLLALLMSCTLWYMVSGREEVEAWTTLRIEMKGMPANLVVTNGLEPTVDVRVRAPKGLLRGLSERNLAYSLDLSGLTSGLNVINILPERVPLGSAYEVVELRPSRLTLNVDAIESREVPVKIQVAGALPADIRVSRSTVTPETVTLRGASSLLAKVKQVDVIATVPEVTEAGVVEVAGVVDPPDGLEANPAQVKVAMLLGIKTVSKTVKRTVEISAPEGMKVSAKSRKVNLRLEVPESKSRNESLFDEVRVELVVPESLEAGTHTLPYRLYLPEGIWLKSAEPSTLTVTIDGR comes from the coding sequence ATGCGCGGAAACTGGCAATACTTTCTGCTGGCGCTGCTGATGTCCTGTACGCTGTGGTACATGGTTTCCGGCCGTGAAGAGGTGGAAGCCTGGACCACCTTGCGTATTGAAATGAAAGGCATGCCCGCCAATCTTGTGGTCACGAATGGCCTGGAGCCTACAGTCGATGTTCGCGTTCGTGCCCCCAAGGGGTTGCTCAGGGGGCTCAGCGAGCGGAATCTTGCTTATTCCCTTGATCTTTCCGGTCTTACGTCGGGGCTCAATGTCATAAACATTCTGCCGGAGCGAGTGCCCTTGGGCAGCGCGTATGAAGTGGTCGAACTTAGACCATCCCGTTTGACTCTGAACGTGGATGCCATTGAGAGTCGCGAGGTGCCGGTGAAGATTCAGGTGGCCGGAGCGCTTCCTGCTGATATCAGGGTGTCCCGCTCAACCGTCACCCCGGAAACGGTTACCCTTCGTGGTGCTTCAAGCCTGCTTGCCAAAGTGAAGCAGGTGGATGTGATCGCCACGGTGCCGGAAGTGACGGAGGCCGGAGTGGTGGAAGTGGCCGGGGTTGTTGATCCGCCGGACGGACTTGAGGCGAATCCGGCGCAGGTCAAGGTGGCCATGCTTCTCGGTATTAAGACTGTTTCCAAGACCGTCAAGCGGACCGTAGAGATCAGTGCACCGGAAGGGATGAAGGTTTCGGCCAAGTCGCGTAAGGTGAACCTGCGTCTTGAAGTGCCCGAGTCCAAGAGCCGTAATGAGTCGCTGTTTGATGAAGTGCGGGTGGAGCTGGTTGTTCCGGAATCGCTTGAGGCGGGAACGCATACCTTGCCATACAGGCTCTATTTACCGGAAGGGATATGGCTCAAATCAGCCGAGCCGAGTACCCTGACAGTGACAATCGACGGCAGATAG
- a CDS encoding RNA recognition motif domain-containing protein, whose amino-acid sequence MAKNIYVGNLAWATTDADLRNLFAEFGEVISARVISDRETGRSRGFGFVEMDDAGAAQAIQALNGKSIGGRDLKVNEAQPRESRPSRPRY is encoded by the coding sequence TTGGCTAAGAACATTTATGTCGGCAATTTGGCTTGGGCCACCACTGATGCGGATCTTCGCAACCTCTTCGCTGAATTCGGTGAAGTGATTTCCGCCCGTGTCATCTCTGACCGTGAAACCGGTCGCTCCCGCGGCTTTGGTTTTGTGGAAATGGACGATGCCGGCGCAGCACAGGCTATTCAGGCACTGAATGGCAAGAGCATTGGCGGCCGCGACCTGAAGGTTAACGAAGCTCAGCCCCGTGAGAGCCGTCCGAGCCGTCCCCGCTACTAA
- a CDS encoding alpha/beta hydrolase: MPAVFKFVTVVALCYLGLVVYVYFSQHHMLYFPAQRLGGTPADVGLPYETVQMVNRLGTKLHGWFVPGDPKRPTLLFCHGNGGNISHRLESLLMFHAMGLNVFIFDYSGYGQSEGVPSEIATQADVRAAWDWLLRDKGVAPSSVVLFGRSLGGAVAAGLAGELNAEGVAPGGMILESTFTSVPDVGASIYPWLPVRLIARFRYDSVEALAKVRIPLLSVHSPDDNIIPYAFGLRLFEAYKGPKEFLRISGDHNRGFLLSGQMYTDGIERFVQRIFGGW; encoded by the coding sequence GTGCCTGCTGTATTCAAGTTCGTCACTGTTGTTGCATTGTGTTATCTGGGGCTGGTCGTATATGTGTACTTCTCCCAGCATCACATGCTCTATTTTCCGGCACAGCGTCTGGGGGGAACGCCTGCGGATGTCGGGCTGCCCTACGAGACCGTGCAAATGGTCAACAGGCTTGGGACAAAACTGCATGGCTGGTTCGTGCCCGGCGACCCCAAGAGGCCCACGTTGCTGTTTTGTCATGGCAATGGGGGCAACATCTCCCACCGGCTTGAATCATTGTTGATGTTTCACGCCATGGGGCTGAACGTCTTCATCTTCGATTATTCCGGTTACGGGCAGAGCGAAGGTGTCCCGTCCGAAATCGCAACGCAGGCGGACGTGCGCGCAGCATGGGATTGGTTGTTGCGCGATAAGGGTGTCGCCCCTTCGTCTGTGGTGCTTTTCGGCCGCTCTCTGGGGGGAGCCGTAGCTGCCGGTCTGGCGGGTGAGCTGAACGCGGAAGGCGTCGCGCCGGGGGGTATGATTCTCGAATCCACTTTTACCTCTGTCCCGGACGTGGGAGCATCCATTTATCCCTGGCTGCCAGTGCGTCTGATAGCCCGCTTCCGGTATGACAGTGTGGAAGCTCTCGCCAAGGTGCGAATTCCCCTGCTGTCTGTGCATAGTCCGGACGACAACATCATACCCTATGCATTCGGTCTCAGGCTGTTTGAGGCATATAAGGGGCCCAAGGAATTTTTGCGCATATCGGGTGATCACAATCGCGGCTTCCTTCTTTCCGGCCAGATGTACACTGATGGCATTGAGCGCTTCGTGCAGCGTATCTTCGGAGGGTGGTGA
- a CDS encoding transglutaminase-like domain-containing protein, whose product MYKHVPHIMNHTARAHLLLVILSFFLALPFAAHAAAPSAAGTVTMQFDLSAQPQSESVSLWIPYPVSDADQNITNVRINGNYAESAIYTDKANGNPMLFARWDAGSTERKLSFTFNAERLEVSRRSIPATEPAWNPADYAAYLGATRLGPVDGEVRELALKITEGKLTVVEKAKAIYDWMCENTYRNPQTRGCGAGDVCALLKDPGGKCGDLSSLFIALLRSAGVPSREVFGIRLGKKNGDDISTWQHCWAEFFVPGYGWVPADPADVRKMMLTQNLKLEDAKTKEYREYYWGGIDPYRIRLSEGRDLTLTPPQQGEPVNYFMYPFAQSGNKTLDWLDPKSFSYTITFNN is encoded by the coding sequence ATGTACAAACACGTCCCACACATCATGAACCACACGGCCCGCGCGCACCTGCTGCTGGTCATCCTGTCTTTCTTTCTTGCCCTGCCGTTTGCAGCACATGCCGCCGCGCCGTCTGCAGCCGGAACCGTCACGATGCAGTTCGATCTCTCTGCTCAACCGCAAAGCGAAAGCGTATCACTGTGGATTCCCTACCCCGTCTCCGATGCAGACCAGAACATTACCAACGTCCGCATCAACGGCAATTATGCTGAAAGCGCCATATATACTGATAAGGCCAACGGCAACCCCATGCTCTTTGCCCGTTGGGATGCCGGATCAACCGAACGGAAACTCTCCTTCACCTTCAATGCCGAACGCCTTGAGGTATCGCGCCGCAGCATCCCGGCCACCGAGCCCGCATGGAACCCTGCCGATTACGCGGCCTATCTTGGCGCAACCCGTCTCGGGCCGGTGGATGGAGAAGTACGCGAACTGGCCCTGAAAATCACGGAAGGCAAGCTCACCGTAGTTGAAAAGGCAAAAGCCATCTATGACTGGATGTGCGAAAACACCTACCGCAATCCCCAGACCCGTGGCTGCGGAGCCGGTGACGTATGCGCCCTGCTCAAGGATCCGGGGGGCAAATGCGGCGACCTGAGCTCCCTGTTCATCGCCCTGCTCCGCTCGGCAGGCGTACCCAGCCGCGAGGTTTTCGGCATTCGCCTCGGCAAGAAGAACGGTGACGACATCTCCACGTGGCAGCATTGCTGGGCCGAGTTCTTCGTTCCCGGCTACGGCTGGGTACCCGCAGATCCCGCCGACGTGCGCAAGATGATGCTCACCCAGAATCTGAAGCTGGAAGACGCCAAGACCAAGGAGTACCGCGAGTACTATTGGGGCGGCATAGACCCCTACCGCATCCGCCTTTCCGAAGGGCGCGATCTTACGCTCACACCACCCCAGCAGGGCGAACCCGTGAACTACTTCATGTACCCCTTTGCCCAGAGCGGCAACAAGACGCTGGACTGGCTTGATCCCAAATCGTTTTCCTACACCATCACCTTCAATAACTAG
- the cdaA gene encoding diadenylate cyclase CdaA — MLQIGDISVGWRDIVDIGLVTLLFYRIILMVKGTRAVSAIYGLLLVLVVYFVSEEVGLYTLHWLLANFLGSIFLVIIVLFQRDIRRALTEMGARGFWRKKVVEDDLLNEVVGAVLSMAQRRVGALVVLERNVPLGDTVERGIPLDAKVTKELLISIFQTSTPLHDGAVVIRGGRLGAAGCILPLAVSPQDRPEYGTRHRAAMGITEESDAVAIVVSEERGAVTVSIGGKLTTALDATRLKRVLRNALER; from the coding sequence ATGCTGCAGATTGGCGATATCAGTGTTGGCTGGCGCGATATAGTGGATATCGGCCTGGTCACTTTGCTTTTCTATCGGATCATTCTGATGGTTAAAGGCACACGCGCCGTTTCCGCCATTTACGGGCTTCTGCTTGTGCTGGTGGTGTATTTCGTTTCCGAAGAAGTCGGGCTGTACACCCTGCATTGGTTGCTCGCCAATTTCCTTGGTTCCATCTTTCTGGTCATCATCGTGCTCTTTCAGCGTGATATCCGTCGGGCCCTTACGGAAATGGGAGCCCGGGGTTTCTGGCGCAAGAAAGTGGTGGAAGATGACCTGCTCAATGAAGTGGTCGGGGCCGTGCTCAGCATGGCGCAACGCAGAGTGGGTGCCCTTGTGGTGCTTGAGCGCAACGTTCCTCTCGGTGACACCGTGGAGCGAGGTATTCCGCTTGATGCCAAGGTGACCAAGGAACTGCTCATCTCCATTTTTCAAACCTCCACGCCTCTGCATGACGGTGCTGTGGTCATCCGTGGCGGCAGGCTTGGTGCGGCCGGGTGCATTCTGCCTCTGGCTGTTTCTCCGCAGGACAGACCTGAATACGGTACTCGACACCGTGCAGCCATGGGCATTACCGAAGAAAGTGATGCCGTAGCTATTGTGGTTTCGGAAGAGCGGGGAGCCGTTACGGTTTCCATTGGCGGCAAGCTGACCACGGCGCTGGACGCCACGAGACTCAAGCGCGTGCTGCGCAATGCTCTGGAGCGATAA